From Bacillus basilensis, a single genomic window includes:
- the dltD gene encoding D-alanyl-lipoteichoic acid biosynthesis protein DltD has translation MNKAKFGPMLLALALFAVFLLIPTRFLLPLLSDEKVEQAATSLKEEKIQSMILQQKMLADPKYLPMYGSSEFARMDAFHPSNYFKVKPEGFTPFLLGRGGTQDLVHVLNFASTMDQLKDKKMVFVLSPQWFVPQGIDETHFAPNFSKQQGYHFIFNDDLKPEMKKQIAKRLLNFEIVKKETLLKISLEGIAYDDTKYKVKALAAKPFAYIYRNILDRKDLFTAMFDIKPHKEKLDPSLKQMNWEEARKHADQTGAVESGSNEYGIEDDYFNSKIKKKLKQREGYLKNDAYDQSPEYEDLQIVLDLLKQSGAKPLFISVPVKGPWYDYAGFPKERRELYYKKVHEQIEKAGYPIADFSNHEYDKYFLKDHMHLGWKGWVYIDEAIQQFYKAN, from the coding sequence ATGAACAAAGCAAAATTTGGTCCGATGCTTTTAGCATTGGCCCTTTTTGCTGTATTCTTACTTATCCCAACTCGCTTCCTACTTCCACTTTTAAGTGATGAAAAAGTAGAACAAGCTGCGACTTCTTTAAAAGAAGAAAAGATTCAAAGTATGATTTTACAGCAAAAGATGTTAGCAGACCCGAAATACCTTCCGATGTATGGATCATCGGAATTCGCACGTATGGATGCTTTTCATCCATCAAATTATTTCAAAGTAAAGCCTGAAGGATTCACACCATTCCTACTCGGACGCGGGGGAACACAAGACCTTGTACATGTGTTAAACTTCGCATCTACAATGGATCAATTGAAAGATAAGAAAATGGTATTCGTTCTTTCTCCGCAATGGTTTGTACCACAAGGTATTGATGAAACGCACTTTGCACCTAACTTTTCAAAACAACAAGGTTATCACTTCATTTTCAACGATGATTTAAAACCTGAAATGAAAAAGCAAATTGCAAAACGTTTATTAAACTTTGAAATCGTTAAGAAAGAAACTTTATTAAAAATTTCGCTTGAAGGTATCGCCTACGATGATACGAAATATAAAGTAAAAGCACTTGCTGCTAAACCTTTCGCTTATATTTACCGTAACATTTTAGATCGTAAAGATTTATTTACAGCAATGTTTGATATTAAACCGCATAAAGAAAAACTTGACCCTTCATTAAAACAAATGAACTGGGAAGAGGCTCGTAAACATGCAGATCAAACTGGTGCAGTAGAATCAGGATCGAACGAATATGGTATCGAAGATGATTACTTCAACAGCAAAATCAAGAAGAAATTAAAGCAACGTGAAGGCTACTTAAAAAATGATGCTTATGATCAGTCGCCAGAATATGAAGATTTACAAATTGTACTTGATTTATTAAAACAATCTGGTGCAAAACCACTCTTCATTTCTGTTCCTGTAAAAGGTCCTTGGTACGATTACGCTGGCTTCCCGAAAGAACGCCGCGAATTGTACTATAAGAAGGTTCATGAGCAAATTGAGAAAGCTGGCTATCCAATTGCCGACTTCTCAAATCATGAGTATGATAAATACTTCTTAAAAGATCATATGCACTTAGGTTGGAAAGGCTGGGTTTATATCGATGAAGCCATCCAACAATTTTATAAAGCAAACTAA
- the dltC gene encoding D-alanine--poly(phosphoribitol) ligase subunit DltC, producing MAEFKEQVLGILEEVCENDIVKENLDVQLFEEGILDSFAVVSLLVEFQERLDIEVSISDFDRDEWATPNMVIKKLEEIR from the coding sequence ATGGCAGAATTCAAAGAGCAAGTATTAGGTATTTTAGAAGAAGTATGTGAAAACGATATTGTGAAAGAAAACTTAGATGTTCAATTATTTGAAGAAGGTATTCTTGATTCTTTCGCTGTAGTATCTTTATTAGTTGAATTCCAAGAGCGTTTAGATATTGAAGTTTCTATTTCTGATTTTGATCGTGACGAGTGGGCTACACCAAACATGGTTATTAAGAAGTTGGAAGAAATCCGATGA
- the dltB gene encoding D-alanyl-lipoteichoic acid biosynthesis protein DltB, protein MTAYGSFYFFAIVGILLIPTIIAGFKGKMLRKYNAVLTLVMLAIIFSDKPKQAIMLAAFIIWQYALIKGYLLLRKQNNSTFTFCIAVILSILPLILAKIAPFAPELKFIVFLGMSYVTFRAVQMVFEVRDGLIKELSFFNFWEFVLFFPAISTGPIDRYRRFQKDIQKPPSAEEYQNLLYTGLNRIFQGFLYKFIIAYLIKQYFMDPAFAQQDTILSNMIYMYSYSLYLFFDFAGYSSFVIGVSYMMGIKTPENFNKPFISRNIKDFWNRWHMSLSFWFRDFIYMRFVFFATKKKLIKNRYTISYIGAFLNFFIMGIWHITGEHVYQYIIYGLYHAALFILFDIFERKNKKHKFWPNNKFTHILAIVITFHVVCFGFLIFSGHLNRYF, encoded by the coding sequence ATGACCGCATATGGATCATTTTATTTTTTCGCTATAGTGGGCATTTTATTAATACCTACTATCATAGCTGGATTTAAAGGTAAAATGTTGCGTAAATATAATGCCGTTTTAACATTAGTAATGCTTGCTATTATCTTCTCGGATAAGCCAAAGCAAGCGATTATGTTAGCCGCATTTATTATTTGGCAATATGCCCTAATTAAAGGCTATTTACTTTTAAGAAAACAAAATAATAGCACATTCACATTCTGTATAGCTGTTATTTTATCAATTTTGCCACTTATTTTGGCAAAAATCGCACCGTTTGCACCTGAACTAAAGTTTATTGTATTTTTAGGGATGTCTTATGTAACATTTAGAGCAGTGCAAATGGTATTTGAAGTTCGCGATGGATTAATTAAGGAACTTTCCTTCTTTAATTTTTGGGAATTCGTTTTATTCTTCCCGGCGATTTCAACAGGACCTATCGATCGTTACCGTAGATTCCAAAAAGATATTCAAAAGCCACCTAGCGCTGAAGAATATCAAAATTTACTATATACAGGATTAAACCGCATTTTCCAAGGTTTCTTGTATAAATTTATTATCGCTTACTTAATAAAGCAATATTTTATGGACCCAGCATTTGCTCAGCAAGATACAATCCTATCCAATATGATTTACATGTATAGCTATAGCTTATATTTATTCTTCGACTTTGCTGGTTATAGCTCATTTGTAATTGGTGTAAGTTATATGATGGGTATTAAAACGCCTGAAAACTTTAATAAACCGTTCATTAGTCGTAATATTAAAGACTTCTGGAACCGTTGGCACATGAGTTTATCATTCTGGTTCCGTGACTTTATTTACATGCGTTTCGTCTTTTTTGCAACGAAGAAAAAGTTAATTAAAAACCGTTACACAATTTCGTATATCGGTGCATTTTTGAACTTTTTCATCATGGGAATTTGGCATATTACTGGTGAGCATGTGTATCAATACATTATTTATGGTCTATATCATGCCGCACTGTTTATTCTATTCGATATTTTCGAACGAAAAAACAAGAAGCATAAATTTTGGCCAAACAATAAATTTACACACATCCTTGCGATTGTAATTACATTCCACGTTGTATGTTTCGGGTTCCTAATTTTCTCTGGACACCTTAACAGATACTTTTAA
- the dltA gene encoding D-alanine--poly(phosphoribitol) ligase subunit DltA has translation MKLLEQIEKWAIETPDQTAFVWRDAKITYKQLKEDSDALAHWISSEYPDDRSPIMVYGHMQPEMIINFLGCVKAGHAYIPVDLSIPADRVQRIAENSGAKLLLSAAAVTVTDLPVRIVSEDNLKDIFFTHKGNTPNPEHAVKGDENFYIIYTSGSTGNPKGVQITYNCLVSFTKWTVEDFNLQTGQVFLNQAPFSFDLSVMDIYPSLVTGGTLWAIDKDMIARPKDLFASLEQSDIQVWTSTPSFAEMCLMEASFSESMLPNMKTFLFCGEVLPNEVARKLIERFPKATIMNTYGPTEATVAVTGIHVTEEVLDQYKSLPVGYCKSDCRLLIVKEDGTLAPDGEKGEIVIVGPSVSVGYLGSPELTEKAFTMIDGERAYKTGDAGYVENGLLFYNGRLDFQIKLHGYRMELEEIEHHLRACSYVEGAVIVPIKKGEKYDYLLAVVVPGEHSFEKEFKLTTAIKKELNERLPNYMIPRKFMYQSSIPMTPNGKVDRKKLLSEVTA, from the coding sequence ATGAAGTTATTAGAACAAATTGAAAAGTGGGCTATTGAAACGCCTGATCAAACTGCTTTTGTTTGGCGAGATGCGAAAATTACGTACAAACAATTAAAGGAAGATTCTGATGCGTTAGCACATTGGATTTCTTCTGAGTATCCAGATGATCGTTCACCAATTATGGTGTATGGCCATATGCAACCTGAAATGATTATTAACTTTTTAGGATGTGTAAAAGCTGGACATGCTTATATTCCTGTAGATTTATCTATCCCAGCTGATCGTGTACAACGTATCGCTGAAAATTCTGGTGCGAAATTACTTTTATCAGCAGCAGCAGTAACTGTAACTGATTTACCAGTTCGCATTGTAAGTGAAGACAACTTAAAAGATATTTTCTTTACTCATAAAGGGAACACTCCAAATCCTGAACATGCGGTAAAAGGTGATGAGAACTTCTACATTATTTACACATCAGGAAGCACAGGTAATCCGAAAGGGGTTCAGATTACTTATAACTGCCTTGTAAGCTTTACAAAATGGACTGTAGAAGATTTCAACTTACAAACAGGACAAGTATTCTTAAACCAAGCACCTTTCTCATTCGATTTATCTGTCATGGATATTTACCCATCATTAGTAACAGGTGGTACACTTTGGGCAATCGACAAAGATATGATTGCACGTCCAAAAGACTTGTTTGCTTCTTTAGAGCAATCGGATATACAAGTATGGACTTCAACACCATCTTTCGCAGAGATGTGTTTAATGGAAGCATCTTTCTCTGAGAGTATGCTACCAAACATGAAAACATTCTTATTCTGCGGTGAAGTATTACCAAATGAAGTAGCTAGAAAATTAATTGAGCGTTTCCCGAAAGCAACAATTATGAATACGTACGGTCCAACAGAAGCTACTGTCGCTGTAACAGGTATTCACGTTACAGAAGAAGTGCTTGATCAATACAAATCACTTCCAGTTGGCTACTGTAAATCAGACTGTCGCCTTCTTATTGTGAAAGAAGATGGCACTCTTGCACCTGATGGTGAAAAAGGTGAAATCGTAATTGTCGGTCCAAGCGTAAGCGTTGGATATTTAGGAAGCCCTGAATTAACAGAAAAAGCATTTACTATGATTGACGGTGAGCGTGCCTATAAAACAGGCGATGCTGGCTATGTTGAAAATGGTCTTCTATTCTATAATGGTCGTCTTGATTTCCAAATTAAGCTGCATGGTTATCGAATGGAATTAGAAGAAATTGAGCATCATCTTCGTGCGTGTTCTTACGTAGAAGGAGCAGTTATCGTTCCAATTAAAAAAGGTGAGAAATACGATTATTTATTAGCGGTTGTTGTTCCTGGAGAACATTCATTTGAAAAAGAATTCAAATTAACAACTGCAATCAAAAAAGAACTCAATGAGCGATTACCAAACTACATGATTCCACGTAAATTCATGTATCAATCTTCTATTCCAATGACACCAAATGGAAAGGTAGATCGCAAAAAATTATTGAGTGAGGTTACAGCATGA
- a CDS encoding teichoic acid D-Ala incorporation-associated protein DltX has protein sequence MERLKEIWSQPLTQWVAKTVYYLAILFALLWLYGFHDTNTSTFIYNEF, from the coding sequence ATGGAAAGATTAAAAGAGATATGGTCTCAACCACTCACACAATGGGTTGCAAAGACGGTTTATTACCTTGCAATTTTATTTGCATTACTTTGGTTGTATGGATTCCATGATACAAACACAAGTACATTTATTTACAACGAATTTTAG